The Cerasicoccus sp. TK19100 genome window below encodes:
- a CDS encoding FAD-dependent oxidoreductase — translation MKTPVSPVLKESLETPFSGQYDVIVAGAGPAGVPAAVAAARQGAKVLLIESNGCLGGVWTAGILTWVFDIEKTDLGGEILERLGKRRAYVFANGETMTNFTYDVESMKAVLDEMCLEAGIDVLLHTRVVAASVNQERALEAVVTESKSGREAWRAKVFIDCTGDGDLGALAGNAFQMGSEENGALQPMTYMGMFAVPDLAAVSDQVSFFGGQYNHLDAYPRFHETLRKLNIETSYGHPTLFQVRDNLLALMVNHEYKVDATNARQVSQATMRGRAELNRVVDGLNGAGSPFKGAFLVASAEHIGVREGRRLTGHYQVTIDDLMAGKRHEDAICRVRFNVDVHSSDPKKGKGLKTQKVIPYDIPLRALIARDVHGLLMAGRCISGDWLSFASYRVTGEAVTMGEAAGLAAALSAKMGVHPHELPWGALAGVLPVLPTE, via the coding sequence ATGAAGACCCCTGTATCCCCCGTCTTAAAAGAATCTTTAGAAACGCCCTTTTCCGGCCAATACGACGTCATCGTTGCGGGCGCCGGGCCGGCTGGTGTGCCCGCGGCAGTCGCCGCCGCCCGGCAAGGGGCCAAGGTGCTTTTAATTGAGTCCAACGGTTGCCTCGGGGGTGTGTGGACCGCGGGTATTCTCACCTGGGTCTTTGATATCGAGAAAACCGACCTCGGCGGTGAGATTCTGGAACGCCTGGGCAAGCGCCGCGCGTACGTCTTCGCCAATGGGGAGACGATGACAAACTTCACCTACGACGTCGAATCGATGAAGGCCGTGCTGGACGAAATGTGCCTGGAGGCCGGTATCGACGTGCTCCTACATACGCGGGTCGTTGCGGCGTCGGTTAACCAGGAGCGCGCGCTGGAGGCGGTGGTGACGGAGTCGAAATCCGGCCGCGAAGCCTGGCGCGCTAAGGTGTTTATTGACTGCACGGGTGACGGTGATCTGGGCGCACTGGCGGGCAATGCCTTCCAGATGGGCTCCGAGGAAAATGGCGCGCTGCAGCCGATGACTTATATGGGCATGTTTGCTGTGCCGGACTTGGCGGCAGTGAGCGACCAGGTGTCGTTCTTCGGCGGGCAATACAACCACCTCGACGCCTATCCGCGCTTTCACGAGACGCTGCGCAAACTGAACATCGAAACCAGCTATGGCCACCCGACGCTCTTCCAAGTGCGGGACAACCTGCTGGCGCTGATGGTCAACCACGAATACAAGGTCGACGCCACGAATGCGCGTCAAGTCAGCCAGGCGACGATGCGTGGGCGAGCCGAGCTAAATCGCGTGGTGGACGGCCTGAATGGCGCGGGCTCGCCGTTTAAGGGCGCGTTTCTGGTCGCTTCGGCCGAGCACATCGGGGTGCGCGAAGGGCGACGCCTGACAGGGCATTACCAAGTGACGATCGATGACCTCATGGCGGGCAAGCGGCACGAGGACGCCATTTGTCGTGTGCGCTTCAATGTGGATGTCCACTCCAGCGATCCCAAGAAGGGCAAGGGTCTAAAGACGCAGAAGGTCATTCCCTACGACATCCCGTTGCGGGCGCTGATCGCGCGGGATGTCCATGGTCTCTTGATGGCGGGTCGTTGCATTAGCGGAGATTGGCTTTCGTTTGCGAGTTACCGGGTGACGGGGGAGGCTGTAACGATGGGCGAGGCAGCAGGCCTGGCGGCGGCGTTGTCGGCCAAGATGGGGGTCCACCCGCACGAACTGCCTTGGGGTGCATTGGCGGGCGTCTTGCCAGTATTGCCGACTGAATAA
- a CDS encoding PEP-CTERM sorting domain-containing protein — MKYKLTLPATFSMLAASISAQATVLAYEGFATDASGSGTNYAENANLEGVDQTRTGFQSAWFNDSNQTSTRNVRAELGNLTYDGFLTGTPGVGVPFNDGTVQSTSVLGRSLDISNAAVTDGYYVALLIDFQGSEGGFTFSGASSANSFVRNGGNVSWSPAGGSATGGFTDTAANLGISDSQPNLIVVKYTTDQVGAPSTIYSRWNLWINPDLTDGELGTVTATGMGIGLYNGSSIEAPSSFGISNARINSGSFTYVDEVYFTTEVADFVPEPATYFLVGLTGAAALLIRRRRS, encoded by the coding sequence ATGAAATACAAACTCACCCTACCCGCAACTTTCTCCATGCTGGCCGCGTCGATCTCCGCCCAGGCAACGGTCCTCGCCTATGAGGGCTTTGCGACAGACGCCAGTGGCTCCGGCACGAACTACGCTGAAAATGCCAACCTTGAAGGTGTTGACCAAACCCGTACCGGTTTCCAAAGCGCCTGGTTCAACGACTCCAACCAAACCTCAACCCGCAACGTGCGCGCGGAACTAGGCAACCTGACCTACGACGGCTTCCTGACCGGCACCCCCGGCGTGGGCGTCCCTTTCAACGATGGAACCGTGCAATCCACTTCTGTGCTCGGGCGCAGTCTCGACATCAGTAACGCGGCCGTGACGGATGGTTACTACGTCGCGCTGCTCATTGACTTCCAGGGCTCCGAGGGCGGTTTCACATTTTCAGGCGCATCTTCCGCCAACTCCTTTGTCCGCAATGGCGGCAATGTCTCCTGGTCGCCAGCGGGTGGATCAGCCACTGGAGGATTCACCGACACAGCGGCCAATCTGGGCATTAGTGACAGCCAGCCCAACTTGATCGTGGTTAAATACACCACGGATCAAGTCGGAGCCCCCAGTACGATTTACTCGCGCTGGAATCTGTGGATCAATCCCGATCTAACCGACGGCGAGCTGGGCACCGTGACCGCCACCGGCATGGGCATCGGCCTCTACAACGGTTCCTCCATCGAGGCCCCCAGCTCGTTCGGCATCAGTAATGCACGCATCAACAGCGGCTCATTCACCTACGTGGACGAAGTTTATTTCACCACAGAAGTCGCGGACTTCGTCCCCGAACCCGCAACCTACTTTCTAGTTGGCCTCACGGGTGCCGCGGCGCTCCTGATCCGACGCCGTCGATCGTAA
- a CDS encoding LacI family DNA-binding transcriptional regulator encodes MIRNVPKKPKVTLSDVAKESGYSTYTVSSVINDKGDIGAEATERVLAAAKRLGYGYYGTHARQLAVHSIGMVLPDPDCLHDGFYSRGLSTFRKAASNAGYDCKLYTEADFLVKKLREPIAGNHPPALDMEALGCKGLIFYCPWLDYEYTVANCLSKGVAVALIRRNMATMPGLFLALDHDENGMQALLDYHVGQHRNHRLAFVYTGDIQRTFVDRRYLAFTEYCQTHPAVSASIKLPEIAKKIDIKALVDFIRQGTKQGQTCSVSCATDAIANRVMTLLFQHGFRIPEDVRVTGYNNDPIASELSPSLTTMEIPVERMVKAACDYIIQSSNGLPPTKSRRFSHKLIQRDSA; translated from the coding sequence ATGATCCGCAATGTGCCGAAAAAGCCCAAAGTGACGCTATCGGATGTCGCCAAAGAATCCGGCTATTCGACCTACACCGTCTCGTCCGTGATCAATGACAAGGGCGACATCGGTGCCGAAGCAACGGAGCGCGTGCTGGCGGCCGCCAAGCGCCTGGGTTACGGATACTATGGCACGCATGCCCGGCAGTTAGCGGTGCATTCCATTGGCATGGTTTTGCCCGATCCCGACTGCCTGCACGACGGCTTTTACAGCCGCGGCCTGTCTACTTTTCGCAAAGCGGCCTCCAACGCCGGCTACGACTGCAAGCTCTACACCGAAGCGGATTTCCTCGTAAAAAAGCTTCGCGAGCCGATCGCCGGGAACCACCCCCCGGCGCTCGACATGGAAGCCCTGGGCTGCAAAGGCCTCATCTTCTACTGCCCCTGGCTCGACTACGAATACACCGTGGCCAATTGCCTCAGCAAGGGCGTTGCAGTCGCGCTGATCCGCCGCAACATGGCGACCATGCCGGGGCTTTTCCTCGCGCTGGATCACGATGAAAATGGCATGCAGGCCCTCTTGGATTACCACGTAGGCCAGCACCGCAACCACCGCCTCGCCTTCGTTTACACCGGCGATATTCAACGCACTTTCGTGGACCGTCGCTACTTGGCCTTTACCGAATATTGCCAGACTCATCCTGCCGTTTCCGCCAGCATTAAGCTGCCAGAGATCGCCAAGAAAATCGACATCAAGGCGCTGGTTGACTTCATCCGCCAAGGAACCAAGCAGGGACAAACCTGCTCCGTTAGCTGCGCGACGGACGCTATTGCCAACCGCGTGATGACGCTGCTCTTCCAGCACGGCTTCCGCATCCCCGAGGACGTCCGCGTAACAGGCTATAACAACGACCCCATTGCCAGTGAGCTTTCACCTAGCCTCACCACGATGGAAATTCCCGTGGAGCGGATGGTTAAGGCAGCCTGCGATTACATCATCCAAAGTAGTAACGGTCTGCCCCCAACAAAATCCCGGCGTTTTAGCCATAAGCTGATTCAGCGCGACTCAGCATAG
- a CDS encoding metallophosphoesterase, producing the protein MISDERQDAALTRYAERMGQAAFARRFAVETESKRPNSRQSSRQRRSRILHRLMRFSLNMTGLMQRGLANFHDIELVRREMPIANLPTAFDGYRVLHLADLHIDLRPELLTPAVLAIVESVECDLCVNTGDYVIAHRKWSTAFQPIRKIHAAVPVPHYGILGNHDSLGFVADLESTGHRLLLNESVKLTRDGEELWLAGVDDPHFFESDDLAHALRDVPQTAGLRPTTLLLAHTPAFAEKAAASGRVDAMLCGHTHGGQMCLPGGRALVTHADCPRERLKGAWQIGAMHGYTSRGAGASGLAARFNCRPEITLHTLRRA; encoded by the coding sequence ATGATAAGCGATGAGCGACAGGATGCGGCATTGACGCGATACGCAGAGCGCATGGGGCAGGCGGCCTTCGCGCGTCGCTTTGCGGTGGAGACTGAAAGTAAACGGCCCAACAGCCGACAAAGCTCTCGCCAGCGCCGTAGCCGTATCCTGCATCGGCTGATGCGCTTTAGCCTGAATATGACCGGGCTCATGCAGCGTGGGCTGGCGAACTTCCACGATATCGAACTAGTCCGCCGGGAAATGCCAATCGCCAATCTGCCGACCGCTTTCGACGGCTATCGGGTGCTGCATTTGGCGGATTTGCACATCGATCTGCGACCAGAATTGCTAACGCCCGCCGTGCTCGCGATTGTGGAATCCGTCGAGTGCGATCTCTGCGTGAACACCGGCGATTACGTGATCGCTCACCGGAAGTGGTCCACCGCGTTTCAGCCGATACGCAAGATCCATGCGGCGGTCCCGGTGCCGCACTATGGTATTTTAGGTAACCATGATTCGCTGGGCTTTGTGGCGGATTTGGAGTCCACCGGTCACCGGTTACTGCTCAACGAATCGGTCAAGCTGACGCGTGATGGCGAGGAGCTATGGCTCGCAGGCGTGGACGACCCGCATTTTTTCGAGAGCGATGACCTTGCCCACGCGTTACGGGATGTTCCGCAGACCGCCGGTTTACGCCCGACAACCCTGCTACTGGCACACACTCCGGCCTTTGCAGAAAAGGCGGCGGCGAGTGGCCGCGTCGACGCCATGCTCTGCGGCCATACGCATGGCGGGCAAATGTGTTTGCCGGGCGGGAGGGCGCTGGTGACGCATGCCGACTGCCCGCGTGAACGCCTCAAAGGCGCTTGGCAAATTGGGGCCATGCACGGCTACACTTCGCGCGGGGCGGGGGCCAGTGGCTTGGCGGCGCGCTTTAACTGCCGACCAGAAATTACGCTCCACACGCTGCGGCGGGCGTAA
- the ribB gene encoding 3,4-dihydroxy-2-butanone-4-phosphate synthase, giving the protein MTRLYSAPLPCQGAGMENSPADAHFDSIDSALADVANGVPVIVTDDESRENEGDLVIAAAKATPENINMMIRHARGLICVPTIAPQLRRLGIQRMVAENRESHGTDFTVSVDASEGITTGISAYDRCATIKILADPKATSDMLVQPGHVFPLQARPGGVLQRAGHTEAAVDLAQLAGLHPSGVICEILNEDGSLARVPDLIEFKKEHGLKMVSIAQLIHYRHQRDKLVERVAQTQFDSEYGVFDLHVFRSMLDDRQHIALTLGKLGPEPTLVRVHSENLLGDLFRGKGMGGFNSLNCSLERIANEGHGVVVYLEQPGGGVKVESEAGQLAVQRRGMDFRDYGIGAQILSELGLEKIRLLSSSGKPRVVALDGYDLEIVEMVGL; this is encoded by the coding sequence ATGACTCGACTTTACAGCGCGCCTTTGCCGTGCCAAGGTGCCGGTATGGAAAACTCCCCCGCAGATGCACATTTTGACTCGATTGACAGCGCGCTGGCCGACGTCGCCAATGGCGTGCCCGTGATCGTGACCGACGACGAGTCCCGCGAAAACGAGGGAGACCTAGTCATTGCCGCCGCCAAGGCTACGCCGGAAAACATCAACATGATGATCCGCCACGCCCGCGGCCTGATCTGCGTGCCCACCATCGCCCCGCAGTTGCGCCGCCTCGGCATCCAGCGCATGGTGGCGGAAAACCGCGAATCGCACGGCACGGACTTCACCGTGAGCGTCGACGCCTCCGAGGGCATCACCACCGGCATCAGCGCTTACGACCGCTGCGCAACGATTAAGATTCTCGCCGATCCCAAGGCAACCTCCGACATGCTCGTGCAGCCCGGTCACGTCTTCCCACTCCAGGCGCGCCCGGGGGGCGTGCTCCAACGAGCTGGCCATACCGAGGCCGCCGTCGATCTGGCTCAACTGGCCGGCCTGCACCCCAGCGGCGTCATCTGCGAGATTCTTAATGAAGACGGCTCCCTGGCCCGCGTGCCCGACCTGATCGAATTTAAAAAAGAGCACGGGCTGAAGATGGTCTCCATCGCCCAGCTCATCCACTACCGGCACCAGCGGGACAAGCTCGTGGAGCGCGTTGCCCAGACGCAATTTGACAGCGAATACGGCGTCTTTGACCTGCATGTGTTCCGCAGCATGCTCGACGACCGCCAGCACATCGCGCTGACCCTCGGCAAGCTCGGCCCGGAGCCGACCCTCGTCCGCGTCCACAGTGAAAACCTGCTCGGCGATCTCTTTCGCGGCAAGGGCATGGGCGGTTTCAACTCGCTCAACTGCTCACTGGAGCGCATTGCCAACGAAGGCCATGGCGTGGTCGTTTACCTGGAGCAGCCCGGTGGCGGCGTAAAGGTGGAATCCGAGGCCGGCCAACTGGCCGTCCAGCGTCGCGGCATGGACTTCCGGGACTACGGTATCGGCGCGCAAATCCTTTCCGAGCTGGGCTTGGAAAAGATCCGTTTGCTCTCCTCAAGCGGCAAGCCACGCGTCGTCGCGCTCGACGGCTACGACTTGGAAATTGTCGAAATGGTCGGGCTCTAA
- a CDS encoding PEP-CTERM sorting domain-containing protein, with product MPYTKLFSVSLVSVALLSASAQADVFLIDFNNVANSNGYPGGASAWNAYTAPSGVNGSLISDTTGSTGMGLTLNHSGTMTDSTNGNANTFNNATGGPSWVTTDGSLANTAAAADYFFTSTSADTDFTITFGNLTPGDTVDIDLWMSRNSTSNSEGFYEYSLDGGTSWFGLNVLEKDGTATSATYWVGNNTQTEVFRAVQDGNDAARYMNMGGLTVGGAGTLDVRVNDASSGGWAGLAAARLTVTPVPEPSTYAMLLGVAVLGITYVRRRR from the coding sequence ATGCCCTACACCAAGCTCTTTTCCGTTTCTCTGGTGAGCGTTGCCTTGCTGTCTGCTTCGGCCCAAGCAGATGTGTTCCTCATCGATTTTAACAACGTGGCCAACTCCAACGGCTACCCTGGCGGTGCCAGTGCGTGGAATGCCTACACGGCTCCCAGCGGTGTGAATGGCAGCCTAATCTCGGATACAACTGGCTCCACCGGCATGGGGTTGACGCTCAACCACTCGGGGACGATGACGGACTCCACCAATGGTAATGCGAACACCTTTAATAACGCCACTGGTGGCCCTTCGTGGGTGACGACGGATGGCTCTTTGGCCAATACCGCCGCCGCTGCGGACTACTTCTTTACCAGCACCAGTGCGGACACGGATTTTACCATCACTTTTGGTAATCTGACACCGGGCGATACGGTAGATATTGACCTGTGGATGTCGCGCAATAGCACGTCGAATTCCGAAGGCTTTTATGAGTATTCTCTCGATGGCGGCACATCCTGGTTTGGGCTGAATGTATTGGAAAAGGATGGCACGGCCACCTCTGCTACCTACTGGGTAGGCAACAACACGCAGACCGAGGTTTTCCGCGCAGTACAGGATGGTAATGATGCCGCGCGCTACATGAATATGGGCGGATTGACCGTTGGTGGGGCTGGCACGCTCGATGTCCGCGTGAATGACGCCAGCTCAGGCGGTTGGGCCGGTTTGGCCGCTGCGCGCTTGACCGTGACGCCCGTTCCCGAGCCCTCGACCTACGCGATGCTGCTAGGTGTTGCAGTGTTGGGCATCACTTACGTACGCCGCCGTCGGTAG
- the ribH gene encoding 6,7-dimethyl-8-ribityllumazine synthase yields MSEHQAQFEDLDASDLYFSIIAARYNGELIDVLIQRAVDTLVEHGANPENIDINRVPGSNEIPYLAGMHGLTGQYDCIIGLGVIIKGGTAHDEVIAHSTANALHTAAMSAETPIINGIITANTEEQAVERIKGPMDRGAEFARAAIEMARHKLEVVETLDELEQAEFIEDFSIEDDDDDDDLKRLFRKN; encoded by the coding sequence ATGAGCGAGCACCAAGCACAGTTTGAGGACCTGGACGCCAGCGACCTGTATTTTTCCATCATCGCAGCCCGTTACAACGGTGAGCTGATCGATGTGCTCATCCAGCGCGCCGTCGATACACTCGTTGAGCACGGAGCGAACCCGGAAAATATCGACATCAACCGCGTTCCCGGGTCCAACGAAATCCCGTATCTCGCCGGCATGCACGGCCTCACGGGGCAGTATGACTGCATCATTGGCCTCGGCGTCATCATCAAGGGCGGCACCGCGCATGACGAAGTCATTGCGCACTCCACGGCCAACGCCCTGCACACCGCCGCCATGAGCGCCGAAACGCCGATCATCAACGGCATCATCACCGCCAACACCGAGGAACAAGCCGTCGAACGCATCAAAGGCCCGATGGACCGCGGAGCCGAGTTTGCCCGCGCGGCGATTGAGATGGCCCGCCACAAACTGGAAGTCGTCGAGACCCTTGACGAGTTGGAGCAAGCCGAGTTCATCGAGGATTTTTCCATCGAGGACGACGATGATGACGACGACCTGAAACGACTTTTCCGCAAAAACTAG
- the nusB gene encoding transcription antitermination factor NusB produces MSDQPSSKPPSARRQNRVAAMQFLYMCESNDPQNLGQALRLFFENQEKERDFYSFGEELAAEAWEKHEDVDKIIREYALNWKFDRIAKVDLAILRLAIFELVYRLDIPPIVTINEAIDLAKEYSEPEARRFINGILDRFKETLQRPLRSAATK; encoded by the coding sequence ATGAGCGACCAGCCTTCCAGCAAGCCGCCCAGCGCCCGCCGCCAAAACCGCGTCGCCGCGATGCAGTTCCTATACATGTGCGAGTCCAACGACCCGCAAAACCTCGGCCAGGCCCTACGCCTGTTTTTCGAAAATCAGGAGAAGGAGCGCGACTTTTACTCCTTCGGCGAAGAGCTCGCCGCCGAGGCCTGGGAAAAACACGAGGATGTCGACAAGATCATCCGCGAATACGCGCTGAACTGGAAGTTTGACCGCATTGCCAAGGTCGATCTGGCCATCCTGCGCCTGGCGATTTTTGAGCTGGTTTACCGCCTGGACATCCCGCCGATCGTCACGATCAACGAGGCTATCGACCTAGCCAAGGAATACTCCGAGCCAGAGGCCCGCCGCTTCATCAACGGCATCCTCGACCGCTTCAAGGAAACGCTCCAACGCCCGCTGCGCTCCGCCGCAACGAAGTAG
- the ftsY gene encoding signal recognition particle-docking protein FtsY: MAMKSFLSRFNEGLKRTTPTFYKAFGKVGGVFSGKKLDDDAIDELEEALYGADFGVETATEIMDEIQAAYKKDKSLRGQDAAAIGASVLRRVLDGAEPPENFLSGAKPEVICLIGVNGSGKTTTTAKLGWRFTENGQGVVLGACDTFRAAANEQIKSWADRLNLDLITSHHGADSAAVAFDAWQAAKSRDREVLILDTAGRLHTKGNLMEELKKIRRVLQKNDETAPHHSWLVLDGSIGSNSIEQARKFHEAFGLTGLIITKLDGTSRGGALVGIYRELKLPIYFVGLGEQKEDLQPFSVDNYVNAIFGLV; encoded by the coding sequence ATGGCGATGAAATCGTTCCTCAGCCGATTCAACGAAGGCCTCAAGCGCACGACGCCCACCTTTTACAAGGCGTTCGGTAAAGTCGGTGGCGTGTTCAGCGGCAAAAAGCTGGATGACGACGCCATCGATGAGCTCGAAGAGGCCCTCTACGGCGCGGACTTCGGCGTCGAAACGGCGACCGAGATCATGGACGAAATTCAGGCCGCCTACAAGAAGGACAAGTCCCTTCGCGGGCAGGACGCCGCCGCGATCGGTGCCTCCGTGCTGCGCCGCGTGCTTGATGGCGCCGAGCCGCCGGAAAACTTTCTCAGTGGTGCCAAGCCAGAGGTGATCTGCCTGATCGGCGTCAATGGCTCCGGCAAAACGACCACCACCGCCAAGCTCGGCTGGCGCTTTACCGAGAATGGCCAGGGCGTCGTCCTCGGCGCGTGCGACACCTTCCGCGCCGCCGCCAATGAGCAGATCAAATCCTGGGCTGACCGCCTGAATCTGGACCTCATTACGAGCCATCACGGGGCCGACTCCGCCGCCGTCGCTTTCGATGCATGGCAGGCCGCCAAGTCCCGCGACCGCGAAGTGCTGATCCTCGACACCGCAGGCCGACTCCACACCAAAGGCAACCTGATGGAGGAGCTGAAGAAGATTCGCCGCGTCCTCCAAAAGAACGACGAGACAGCGCCGCACCACAGCTGGCTCGTGCTCGACGGCTCCATTGGCTCCAACTCCATCGAGCAGGCACGCAAGTTTCACGAAGCCTTCGGTCTGACGGGCCTGATCATCACCAAGCTCGACGGCACCAGCCGCGGCGGTGCGCTGGTCGGCATCTACCGCGAGCTCAAGCTGCCGATCTATTTCGTGGGCCTCGGCGAGCAAAAGGAAGACCTCCAGCCGTTCAGCGTCGATAACTACGTCAACGCGATCTTCGGGCTGGTGTAG
- a CDS encoding SDR family oxidoreductase, with amino-acid sequence MATDYLRIAIVTGATSGIGEATAKAFVEAGYGVVGTGRTADKLTALENELGSSFVGLAGDGADPELIDGLFALAKEKFGRDADAVIVNAGRGLGGSVKDADLSEFEDMIRINVTGAIRIMQKAAQLMAERQKEHFPKKAADIVVIGSVVGRQVSPFSAVYGGSKFALHSMAEGLRREVGPLGVRVTTVAPGIVISGFQEVAGYSDDMLKNFEKKFSPMLVGKDIADAIQHVVSLPPHVHMSDIVVRPTRQDYP; translated from the coding sequence ATGGCAACTGATTATCTCCGCATCGCAATCGTCACCGGCGCAACCTCCGGCATTGGCGAGGCAACCGCAAAAGCATTTGTCGAGGCTGGCTACGGCGTCGTCGGCACAGGCCGCACGGCGGACAAGCTGACCGCGCTTGAGAACGAGCTCGGCTCCAGCTTTGTCGGGCTCGCGGGCGATGGTGCTGACCCAGAGTTGATCGACGGCCTCTTCGCGCTGGCCAAGGAGAAATTTGGCCGCGACGCGGACGCCGTGATCGTCAACGCCGGTCGCGGTTTGGGCGGTTCGGTGAAGGATGCCGATCTGTCCGAGTTCGAGGACATGATACGCATCAACGTTACCGGAGCGATTCGCATCATGCAGAAGGCGGCGCAGCTCATGGCCGAGCGACAGAAGGAACATTTCCCGAAAAAAGCGGCAGACATCGTGGTGATCGGCTCCGTGGTCGGCCGACAGGTTTCACCGTTCAGCGCGGTCTATGGCGGGTCGAAGTTTGCCCTACACTCGATGGCCGAGGGCCTCCGCCGCGAGGTCGGCCCACTGGGCGTGCGCGTGACAACCGTAGCGCCAGGCATCGTGATCAGTGGTTTTCAGGAAGTAGCCGGCTACAGCGATGACATGCTCAAGAACTTCGAGAAAAAGTTTTCTCCCATGCTCGTGGGCAAGGACATCGCCGACGCGATCCAGCATGTCGTCTCACTGCCGCCCCACGTTCACATGAGCGACATCGTGGTCCGCCCGACGCGTCAGGACTACCCGTAA
- the eboE gene encoding metabolite traffic protein EboE produces the protein MDIGDDRHLGYCTNIHAAESWDETFAQLKQHVPVIKKAVSPDDRYGIGLRLSARAANELSGTAMTAFRHWLDEVDAYVFTINGFPYGDFHGARVKENVYRPDWSTTERMDYTNRLFDILAELLPDDVSEGSVSTLPGSFKEFDLQTEDLRAMRRNLTNCARHVADLAHRVGKDLHLGLEPEPLGLFETSAETVDFMLALWDSHGDWMQPYVGVNYDTCHLAVEYEQPADALNRLADANIRLSKIHLSSALRIDPRKGAWETLRAFNEDTYLHQVIIKCGDELRRLKDLPEALEIAEKSDDIGEEWRVHFHIPLSEEPAAPLKSTRDHLEGTLAWLAAHPGLCRHLEMETYTWDVLPKALHKNNVDQQIIAEYQWTLAALKRAGL, from the coding sequence ATGGACATCGGCGACGACAGGCACCTTGGCTATTGCACGAACATCCATGCAGCGGAGTCGTGGGACGAAACTTTTGCGCAGCTCAAGCAGCACGTGCCGGTCATCAAGAAAGCCGTTTCGCCGGATGATCGTTATGGCATTGGTTTGCGCTTGAGCGCGCGCGCGGCCAATGAGCTAAGCGGCACAGCGATGACTGCATTTCGTCACTGGTTGGACGAGGTCGATGCGTATGTCTTTACGATTAACGGATTCCCGTATGGCGACTTTCATGGTGCGCGGGTGAAGGAGAATGTCTATCGCCCGGACTGGTCGACCACCGAGCGCATGGACTACACCAACCGCCTTTTCGACATCCTTGCCGAGCTGCTGCCCGACGATGTGAGTGAGGGGAGTGTGAGCACTTTGCCGGGCTCGTTCAAAGAGTTCGATTTGCAAACGGAAGACCTGCGTGCGATGCGCCGCAACCTCACCAACTGCGCGCGTCACGTGGCCGACCTCGCGCACCGCGTTGGCAAGGATTTGCACCTTGGGTTGGAGCCGGAGCCGCTCGGGCTGTTTGAGACCTCGGCCGAAACAGTAGACTTCATGCTTGCGCTGTGGGATAGCCATGGCGACTGGATGCAGCCTTACGTGGGCGTTAATTACGACACCTGCCATCTGGCGGTTGAATACGAGCAGCCCGCCGACGCGTTGAATCGCCTGGCCGATGCCAACATCCGCCTGAGCAAAATTCACCTGAGCTCAGCGTTGAGAATCGACCCGCGCAAGGGGGCATGGGAGACCTTGCGCGCCTTTAACGAGGACACGTATCTACATCAGGTAATTATCAAATGCGGTGATGAGTTGCGCCGGCTGAAGGACCTCCCGGAAGCGCTGGAGATTGCCGAAAAGTCGGATGATATTGGCGAGGAGTGGCGCGTGCATTTTCACATCCCGCTGAGCGAAGAGCCAGCCGCACCGCTCAAGTCGACCCGCGATCATTTGGAGGGAACGCTGGCTTGGCTGGCCGCGCACCCGGGGCTGTGTCGCCATCTGGAAATGGAAACCTACACGTGGGACGTGCTGCCCAAGGCCCTGCACAAGAATAACGTCGATCAGCAGATCATCGCGGAATACCAGTGGACGCTCGCTGCGCTAAAGCGCGCGGGGCTGTAG